One Fusobacterium ulcerans DNA segment encodes these proteins:
- a CDS encoding LysR family transcriptional regulator translates to MTTSFEIFLKVAEELSVSRAAARCFVTQQCVSDHIKRLEEDYGILLFNRKPHFSLTEAGQILYESVLDMQKIEENIKMKFDRLKNNKKLTVGMNATRISLILPELLPIYNEIFPDVEISFVMRETRVLEQMLLKGEIDVFVGVNANSSSKYSADLLGMEKINIIISSKLFKKNFNSKNLKEMKKGVDFSEFKNISFVKEPGWSRINELIDFYSKREDVYLKPLYYTRDYDTQMALCSSGLVAVVCPGMITKKILEHNEKNSKENEIFIFPLNNQTELLKIELITLKKSDESDYKIKFIELLKKHMKENIN, encoded by the coding sequence ATGACAACAAGTTTTGAAATATTTTTAAAGGTAGCTGAAGAGTTAAGTGTAAGCAGAGCAGCAGCAAGATGTTTTGTAACACAGCAATGTGTAAGTGATCATATAAAAAGATTAGAAGAGGATTATGGAATTTTACTTTTTAATAGAAAACCACATTTTTCTCTGACTGAAGCAGGGCAGATACTTTATGAATCTGTTTTGGATATGCAAAAAATAGAAGAAAATATAAAAATGAAGTTTGATAGATTAAAGAATAATAAAAAACTTACAGTAGGAATGAATGCCACTAGGATAAGCCTTATACTTCCTGAACTTCTTCCTATATATAATGAAATATTTCCAGATGTAGAAATATCTTTTGTGATGCGTGAAACACGGGTGCTTGAACAGATGCTGCTAAAGGGAGAGATAGATGTATTTGTAGGGGTAAATGCAAACAGCAGTTCGAAATACTCTGCTGACCTTCTTGGAATGGAAAAAATAAATATAATAATTTCTTCGAAACTTTTTAAAAAGAATTTTAATTCTAAAAATTTAAAAGAAATGAAAAAAGGAGTAGATTTTTCTGAATTTAAAAATATTTCCTTTGTAAAAGAACCAGGATGGAGCAGAATAAACGAATTAATAGATTTCTATTCAAAACGTGAGGATGTATATTTGAAACCTCTTTACTATACAAGGGATTATGATACACAGATGGCTTTGTGCTCTTCAGGTCTTGTAGCTGTAGTTTGTCCTGGTATGATAACTAAAAAAATTCTGGAACATAATGAAAAAAATTCTAAGGAAAATGAAATATTTATATTTCCTTTGAATAATCAGACTGAGCTCTTAAAAATAGAATTAATAACATTAAAAAAATCTGATGAAAGTGATTATAAAATTAAATTTATAGAGCTGTTAAAAAAACATATGAAAGAAAATATTAATTAA
- the ychF gene encoding redox-regulated ATPase YchF codes for MIGIGIVGLPNVGKSTLFNAITKAGAAEAANYPFCTIEPNVGMVTVPDKRLDQLSAIINPQRVVQATVEFIDIAGLVKGAAKGEGLGNKFLSNIRTTAAICQVVRCFEDENVIHVSGSVDPIRDIEIINTELIFADMETIEKAIEKHKKLVTSKNKESMELMPVLLKCKEHLDGFQLLKVLTLTPEETELLRTYQLLTLKPMIFAANVSEDDLASGNEYVEKVKEYAETVGSQVVIVSAKVEAELQEMDDEAEKQEYLETLGVEEAGLSRLIRASFKLLGLQTYFTAGVKEVRAWTIKIGDTAPKAAGEIHTDFEKGFIRAKVVSFDDFIKYSGWKGSQEAGVLRLEGKEYIVKDGDLMEFLFNV; via the coding sequence ATGATTGGAATAGGAATAGTGGGTCTTCCAAATGTAGGAAAATCTACACTTTTTAATGCTATAACGAAAGCTGGAGCTGCTGAGGCAGCAAACTATCCCTTTTGTACAATAGAACCAAATGTAGGGATGGTAACTGTACCAGATAAAAGACTTGATCAACTTTCTGCTATAATTAATCCACAAAGAGTAGTACAGGCAACTGTTGAGTTTATAGATATTGCAGGACTTGTAAAAGGAGCAGCTAAAGGAGAAGGACTTGGAAATAAATTCCTTTCAAATATAAGAACTACTGCTGCTATATGTCAAGTAGTAAGATGTTTTGAAGATGAAAATGTCATTCATGTAAGTGGATCAGTAGATCCAATCAGAGATATCGAGATTATTAATACTGAGCTTATTTTTGCTGATATGGAAACTATAGAGAAAGCTATTGAAAAACATAAAAAATTAGTAACAAGCAAAAATAAAGAATCAATGGAATTAATGCCAGTATTGCTAAAATGCAAGGAACATCTTGATGGTTTTCAGTTGTTGAAAGTATTGACATTGACTCCTGAGGAGACAGAATTATTAAGAACATATCAACTGCTTACTTTAAAACCTATGATATTTGCAGCAAATGTATCTGAAGATGATCTTGCATCTGGAAATGAATATGTTGAAAAGGTAAAAGAATATGCTGAAACAGTAGGATCACAAGTAGTAATAGTTTCTGCAAAAGTGGAAGCTGAACTTCAAGAAATGGATGATGAAGCTGAGAAGCAGGAATACTTAGAAACATTGGGAGTAGAGGAAGCAGGACTTAGTAGATTGATAAGAGCAAGTTTTAAACTTCTGGGGCTTCAGACTTACTTCACAGCAGGAGTGAAGGAAGTAAGAGCTTGGACTATAAAAATAGGAGATACTGCACCTAAAGCAGCTGGAGAAATTCATACTGATTTTGAAAAAGGATTTATTAGAGCTAAAGTAGTTTCTTTTGATGATTTTATCAAATATTCAGGATGGAAAGGGTCGCAGGAAGCAGGAGTGTTAAGATTGGAAGGAAAAGAATATATCGTAAAAGATGGAGACTTAATGGAATTCCTGTTTAATGTTTAA
- a CDS encoding YceD family protein: MKLRVKDFSSVLNNTIRFDFYAESIGDIELSDKIHVLGSAVSDNNGKIEISGKYSTKAIVQCVRCLKNIEIDLSGEFTGSFLDEGAYRQYMKNLKAECEIDSNEIYDEIIDGEIDLLELVREYIILDLPPYPQCNPKCEDDSEIEKYSDDGINSRWQQLLQIKN; the protein is encoded by the coding sequence TTGAAACTAAGAGTTAAAGATTTTAGCAGCGTTCTTAACAATACTATAAGGTTTGATTTTTATGCAGAAAGCATTGGTGACATTGAACTTTCAGATAAAATACATGTACTAGGAAGTGCAGTTTCTGATAACAATGGAAAGATAGAAATCAGTGGAAAATATTCTACAAAAGCTATTGTCCAATGTGTAAGATGCCTAAAAAATATTGAAATAGATCTAAGTGGAGAATTTACAGGAAGTTTTTTAGATGAAGGAGCATATAGACAATATATGAAAAATCTGAAAGCAGAATGTGAAATAGACAGTAATGAAATTTATGATGAAATCATAGATGGAGAGATAGATCTGTTAGAATTGGTAAGAGAGTATATAATACTTGATCTGCCTCCATACCCACAATGTAATCCTAAGTGCGAAGACGATTCTGAAATAGAAAAGTATAGTGATGATGGAATAAATTCAAGGTGGCAGCAATTATTACAAATAAAAAATTAA
- the rpmF gene encoding 50S ribosomal protein L32, with the protein MAVPKKKTSKAKKNMRRSHHALTGTGLATCEVCGAPKRPHRVCLSCGDYNGKKVLAGDAE; encoded by the coding sequence ATGGCAGTACCTAAGAAAAAGACATCTAAGGCTAAAAAGAACATGAGAAGATCTCATCACGCTTTAACTGGAACTGGTTTAGCAACTTGTGAAGTTTGCGGAGCACCAAAAAGACCTCACAGAGTTTGTTTAAGCTGTGGAGACTATAATGGTAAAAAAGTTTTAGCTGGAGACGCTGAGTAA
- the plsX gene encoding phosphate acyltransferase PlsX — protein sequence MRIALDAMGGDNAPVETIKGAIAALSEIEKLQLVLVGKKEVIEAELSKYKYSKERIEIVDTREVIEMTDDPVTAVKTKKDSSMNRTLELAKEGTVDASVSAGNTGALITASQLKLKRIKGVLRPAIATMFPNKKGHMLMLDVGATADCKPEFLNQYAMMGSKYVEILLGRKKPKVGLLNIGTEEGKGNEVTRGAYELLKENKAINFVGNVESTEVMNGEIDVVVTDGFTGNMVLKTAEGIAKFVLSIIKTEIKKSVIYMLGALLLRPALKMIKLKMDSSEYGGAIFLGLNGLSIKAHGNSDSNGIKNAIKVANRFAEINFVEELKKVIDIDVDKEETN from the coding sequence ATGAGAATAGCTTTAGATGCTATGGGTGGAGATAATGCCCCAGTGGAAACAATCAAGGGAGCAATAGCCGCTTTGAGTGAAATAGAAAAGTTACAACTTGTATTAGTTGGAAAAAAAGAAGTGATTGAAGCTGAACTTTCTAAATATAAGTATTCTAAAGAGAGAATAGAAATAGTAGATACAAGAGAAGTAATAGAGATGACTGATGATCCTGTGACAGCAGTGAAAACAAAAAAGGATTCTTCTATGAATAGAACTCTTGAATTAGCAAAAGAAGGAACTGTAGATGCTTCTGTTTCAGCAGGAAATACAGGGGCTCTTATCACAGCCAGTCAACTTAAGCTGAAAAGAATAAAGGGAGTGTTAAGACCAGCTATCGCAACTATGTTTCCTAATAAAAAAGGACATATGTTGATGCTTGATGTTGGGGCTACAGCAGATTGTAAACCAGAATTCCTTAATCAGTATGCAATGATGGGTTCTAAGTATGTAGAAATTCTTTTAGGGAGAAAAAAGCCTAAAGTAGGACTTCTAAATATAGGAACAGAAGAAGGAAAAGGTAATGAGGTAACAAGAGGAGCATACGAACTTTTAAAGGAAAATAAAGCAATAAATTTTGTGGGAAATGTTGAAAGTACAGAAGTAATGAATGGTGAAATAGATGTTGTTGTAACAGATGGATTTACAGGAAACATGGTTTTAAAAACAGCAGAAGGAATTGCAAAATTTGTACTGAGTATAATAAAAACTGAGATTAAGAAGAGTGTTATTTATATGTTAGGAGCTCTTCTGCTTCGTCCTGCTTTAAAAATGATAAAATTAAAAATGGATTCTTCTGAATATGGAGGAGCAATATTTTTAGGGCTTAATGGTCTTTCTATAAAAGCACATGGAAATTCAGATTCTAATGGAATAAAAAATGCAATAAAAGTTGCAAACAGATTTGCTGAAATAAACTTTGTAGAGGAATTAAAGAAAGTCATAGATATTGATGTTGATAAAGAAGAAACAAATTAG
- a CDS encoding beta-ketoacyl-ACP synthase III: MEFKSVGIKGMGYYVPERIMSNFDFEKILDTSDEWIRTMTGVEERRFAAPEEATSDLCVKAAEKALKVAGMTIEDIDMIIVATVTPDYPVQSAACLVQHKMGARNVPSFDVNAACSGFIYSLTIAGSMIRSGIYKNVLVIGAEVLSRILDMTNRSNCILFGDGAAAAVVSEVEEGYGMLSTYLGAEGEDNYVLKIPAGGSKKPNDAETIANRENFLVMKGPEVFKFAVHALPSATNKALKIANVKSEELKMIFPHQANVRIIESAAKRIHVPMDKFYMNIQRYGNTSAASVGIALGEALEKGMLQKGDLIALTGFGAGLTYGSIVMKWAY; this comes from the coding sequence ATGGAATTTAAAAGTGTAGGAATCAAAGGAATGGGATATTATGTTCCAGAAAGAATTATGTCTAACTTTGATTTCGAGAAGATATTAGATACTAGTGATGAGTGGATAAGAACAATGACAGGAGTAGAGGAAAGAAGATTTGCAGCTCCTGAAGAAGCAACTTCTGATCTTTGTGTAAAAGCAGCTGAAAAAGCACTGAAAGTTGCAGGAATGACTATAGAAGATATAGACATGATAATTGTAGCCACAGTTACACCAGACTACCCTGTTCAAAGTGCAGCTTGTCTTGTACAGCATAAAATGGGAGCAAGAAATGTACCATCATTTGATGTAAATGCTGCATGTAGTGGATTTATATACTCACTTACAATAGCAGGATCAATGATAAGAAGTGGGATATATAAAAATGTTTTAGTAATTGGAGCAGAAGTTCTTTCAAGAATACTTGATATGACTAATAGAAGTAACTGTATCCTTTTTGGAGATGGAGCAGCGGCAGCTGTAGTATCTGAAGTAGAGGAAGGATATGGAATGCTTTCTACATACCTTGGAGCAGAAGGAGAGGACAATTATGTTCTTAAAATACCAGCAGGAGGAAGTAAAAAACCTAATGATGCTGAAACAATAGCAAATAGAGAGAATTTTCTTGTAATGAAAGGACCGGAAGTTTTCAAATTTGCTGTACACGCTCTTCCATCAGCAACAAACAAAGCTTTAAAAATAGCAAATGTAAAATCTGAAGAGTTAAAAATGATATTTCCACATCAGGCTAATGTAAGAATAATAGAATCAGCAGCTAAAAGAATTCATGTGCCTATGGATAAATTCTATATGAATATTCAAAGATATGGAAATACTTCAGCAGCTTCTGTAGGAATTGCTTTAGGAGAAGCGTTAGAAAAAGGAATGCTTCAAAAAGGAGATTTAATTGCTCTTACAGGATTCGGTGCTGGACTTACTTATGGGTCAATCGTAATGAAATGGGCTTATTAA